A window of the Hordeum vulgare subsp. vulgare chromosome 5H, MorexV3_pseudomolecules_assembly, whole genome shotgun sequence genome harbors these coding sequences:
- the LOC123399710 gene encoding cyclin-C1-1-like isoform X1 — MAANFWASSHSKQLLDPEDVDVVPAADRERGITTEEFRLVKIHMSSHIWRLAQQVKVRQRVIATAITYFRRVYTRKSMTEYDPRLVAPACLYLASKVEESTVQARLLVFYIKKMCAGSDDKYRFEIKDILEMEMKLLEALDYYLVVYHPYRPLLHLLQDAGVTDLTQFAWGLVNDTYKMDLILVQPPYMIALACIYIASVLKDKDTTSWFEELHVDMNTVKNISMEILDFYETYKVDPQRGLSDEKISPVMNKLPAKA, encoded by the exons ATGGCCGCCAACTTCTGGGCGTCGTCGCACTC CAAGCAGCTGCTGGACCCGGAGGACGTGGACGTGGTGCCGGCGGCGGACCGGGAGCGGGGCATCACCACGGAGGAGTTCCGCCTCGTCAAGATCCACATGTCCTCCC ATATATGGCGGCTGGCACAGCAGGTGAAAGTTAGACAAAG AGTCATCGCTACTGCCATCACTTACTTCAGGCGTGTCTATACAAG AAAGAGCATGACTGAGTATGACCCTCGTTTGGTAGCCCCGGCTTGTTTATATTTAGCATCAAAGGTAGAGGAGAGCACAGTCCAAGCAAGGCTTCTCGTCTTCTACATAAAAAAGATGTGTG CAGGTTCTGATGATAAGTACCGATTTGaaattaaggatattcttgaaatGGAAATGAAGCTCCTGGAAGCTCTTGACTATTATTTAGTTGTTTACCATCCCTATCGTCCTCTTTTACA TTTATTGCAGGATGCTGGcgtaacagacctgacacaattcGCCTG GGGCCTTGTCAACGATACTTACAAAATGGACCTTATTCTCGTACAGCCtccctatatgattgcattggctTGTATATACATTGCCAGTGTTCTTAAAGATAAGGATACGACTTCGTGGTTTGAAGAACTTCATGTTGATATGAACACT GTGAAGAACATTTCAATGGAAATACTGGACTTCTACGAAACCTACAAGGTTGACCCCCAGAGGGGGCTCTCTGACGAAAAGATCAGCCCTGTGATGAACAAGTTGCCAGCAAAGGCCTAG
- the LOC123399710 gene encoding cyclin-C1-1-like isoform X2 codes for MAANFWASSHSKQLLDPEDVDVVPAADRERGITTEEFRLVKIHMSSHIWRLAQQVKVRQRVIATAITYFRRVYTRKSMTEYDPRLVAPACLYLASKVEESTVQARLLVFYIKKMCGSDDKYRFEIKDILEMEMKLLEALDYYLVVYHPYRPLLHLLQDAGVTDLTQFAWGLVNDTYKMDLILVQPPYMIALACIYIASVLKDKDTTSWFEELHVDMNTVKNISMEILDFYETYKVDPQRGLSDEKISPVMNKLPAKA; via the exons ATGGCCGCCAACTTCTGGGCGTCGTCGCACTC CAAGCAGCTGCTGGACCCGGAGGACGTGGACGTGGTGCCGGCGGCGGACCGGGAGCGGGGCATCACCACGGAGGAGTTCCGCCTCGTCAAGATCCACATGTCCTCCC ATATATGGCGGCTGGCACAGCAGGTGAAAGTTAGACAAAG AGTCATCGCTACTGCCATCACTTACTTCAGGCGTGTCTATACAAG AAAGAGCATGACTGAGTATGACCCTCGTTTGGTAGCCCCGGCTTGTTTATATTTAGCATCAAAGGTAGAGGAGAGCACAGTCCAAGCAAGGCTTCTCGTCTTCTACATAAAAAAGATGTGTG GTTCTGATGATAAGTACCGATTTGaaattaaggatattcttgaaatGGAAATGAAGCTCCTGGAAGCTCTTGACTATTATTTAGTTGTTTACCATCCCTATCGTCCTCTTTTACA TTTATTGCAGGATGCTGGcgtaacagacctgacacaattcGCCTG GGGCCTTGTCAACGATACTTACAAAATGGACCTTATTCTCGTACAGCCtccctatatgattgcattggctTGTATATACATTGCCAGTGTTCTTAAAGATAAGGATACGACTTCGTGGTTTGAAGAACTTCATGTTGATATGAACACT GTGAAGAACATTTCAATGGAAATACTGGACTTCTACGAAACCTACAAGGTTGACCCCCAGAGGGGGCTCTCTGACGAAAAGATCAGCCCTGTGATGAACAAGTTGCCAGCAAAGGCCTAG
- the LOC123399707 gene encoding E3 ubiquitin-protein ligase complex SLX5-SLX8 subunit SLX8-like isoform X1 — MDRHRSLYSPTENSTTRHAGNGPPKRGRGPTQAWAEIAGPDRRGPNGEETYLPFYRETSSPPPFRILSVQNRKRRGDGEEEEDWRRRRAKKKKIECAGRRRGAARRPPPPLVRSSSVRRSQVDSGAEGSMSTPNGTRRASRRQSQDADKVVVNLVTSPPAAGSRRGVSASNAGARTSPIDVEALEDEVQVVSASQVPQRTNRRTRRQPVTVVDLEAHVTREGVTHDDNATVLSHNTRNKRQRVAPVVNISPETGEGSSLQSKSAGKTSKEPVKVTPKEPIFTCPVCWNKLDEPATTMCGHIFCTNCIKQAIQFQKKCPTCRKHLKMNNFHRIYLPNTAR, encoded by the exons ATGGACCGTCACCGCTCCCTCTACTCTCCCACCGAAAACTCGACGACCCGTCACGCTGGAAACGGGCCCCCAAAAAGAGGCAGAGGCCCCACACAGGCGTGGGCCGAGATAGCGGGCCCTGACAGGCGGGGCCCAAATGGGGAAGAGACGTATCTTCCTTTTTATCGCGAGACCTCGTCTCCTCCCCCATTTCGCATCCTTTCCGTTCAAAACAGGAAGCGCAGGGGagacggggaggaggaggaggactggaGGAGGCGCCGAGCGAAGAAGAAAAAAATCGAGTgcgcgggccggcggcgcggcgcggcgcggcggccgCCTCCTCCGCTCGTCCGGTCGAGCTCGGTTCGTCGG TCTCAGGTCGATTCGGGAGCTGAAGGGAGCATGAGTACTCCTAACGGCACACGGCGTGCCTCACGAAGGCAATCACAAGATGCCGATAAGGTTGTCGTGAacctggtcacaagccccccagcggCGGGCAGCCGACGTGGAGTATCAGCCTCTAACGCTGGCGCGCGCACCTCACCCATCGATGTGGAAGCGCTCGAGGATGAAGTGCAGGTCGTGTCAGCTTCGCAAGTGCCTCAG AGGACGAACCGGAGAACTAGGAGGCAGCCTGTGACAGTAGTTGATCTAGAGGCACATGTTACCCGGGAAG GAGTTACTCATGATGATAATGCAACAGTGCTTTCTCATAACACAAGGAACAAACGGCAAAGAGTTGCACCTGTAGTAAACATCTCTCCAGAAACAGGAGAAGGATCCAGCTTACAG TCAAAAAGTGCGGGGAAAACTAGCAAAGAGCCTGTGAAGGTGACTCCAAAGGAACCCATCTTCACCTGCCCGGTGTGTTGGAACAAGCTGGACGAGCCCGCCACAACAATGTGCGGCCACATCTTCTGCACAAACTGCATCAAGCAAGCCATTCAGTTCCAGAAGAAATGCCCTACCTGCCGGAAGCACCTGAAGATGAACAACTTCCACCGCATTTACCTTCCTAACACCGCTCGTTAA
- the LOC123399707 gene encoding E3 ubiquitin-protein ligase complex SLX5-SLX8 subunit SLX8-like isoform X2, with product MDRHRSLYSPTENSTTRHAGNGPPKRGRGPTQAWAEIAGPDRRGPNGEETYLPFYRETSSPPPFRILSVQNRKRRGDGEEEEDWRRRRAKKKKIECAGRRRGAARRPPPPLVRSSSVRRVDSGAEGSMSTPNGTRRASRRQSQDADKVVVNLVTSPPAAGSRRGVSASNAGARTSPIDVEALEDEVQVVSASQVPQRTNRRTRRQPVTVVDLEAHVTREGVTHDDNATVLSHNTRNKRQRVAPVVNISPETGEGSSLQSKSAGKTSKEPVKVTPKEPIFTCPVCWNKLDEPATTMCGHIFCTNCIKQAIQFQKKCPTCRKHLKMNNFHRIYLPNTAR from the exons ATGGACCGTCACCGCTCCCTCTACTCTCCCACCGAAAACTCGACGACCCGTCACGCTGGAAACGGGCCCCCAAAAAGAGGCAGAGGCCCCACACAGGCGTGGGCCGAGATAGCGGGCCCTGACAGGCGGGGCCCAAATGGGGAAGAGACGTATCTTCCTTTTTATCGCGAGACCTCGTCTCCTCCCCCATTTCGCATCCTTTCCGTTCAAAACAGGAAGCGCAGGGGagacggggaggaggaggaggactggaGGAGGCGCCGAGCGAAGAAGAAAAAAATCGAGTgcgcgggccggcggcgcggcgcggcgcggcggccgCCTCCTCCGCTCGTCCGGTCGAGCTCGGTTCGTCGG GTCGATTCGGGAGCTGAAGGGAGCATGAGTACTCCTAACGGCACACGGCGTGCCTCACGAAGGCAATCACAAGATGCCGATAAGGTTGTCGTGAacctggtcacaagccccccagcggCGGGCAGCCGACGTGGAGTATCAGCCTCTAACGCTGGCGCGCGCACCTCACCCATCGATGTGGAAGCGCTCGAGGATGAAGTGCAGGTCGTGTCAGCTTCGCAAGTGCCTCAG AGGACGAACCGGAGAACTAGGAGGCAGCCTGTGACAGTAGTTGATCTAGAGGCACATGTTACCCGGGAAG GAGTTACTCATGATGATAATGCAACAGTGCTTTCTCATAACACAAGGAACAAACGGCAAAGAGTTGCACCTGTAGTAAACATCTCTCCAGAAACAGGAGAAGGATCCAGCTTACAG TCAAAAAGTGCGGGGAAAACTAGCAAAGAGCCTGTGAAGGTGACTCCAAAGGAACCCATCTTCACCTGCCCGGTGTGTTGGAACAAGCTGGACGAGCCCGCCACAACAATGTGCGGCCACATCTTCTGCACAAACTGCATCAAGCAAGCCATTCAGTTCCAGAAGAAATGCCCTACCTGCCGGAAGCACCTGAAGATGAACAACTTCCACCGCATTTACCTTCCTAACACCGCTCGTTAA
- the LOC123399708 gene encoding uncharacterized protein LOC123399708, with protein MAAAARDRRRRGRAASAAAAAEDDGEEQHLNPFLSDAGPTASRVQFRNVASRARWVEEAGAAEVVDSKGKPWLTTGVTRGGKLYYNVEEIGFLAERGALIFLDDEGGTIGMEEIYGKIAGGKYGCSWDAFQAYKHLKLLGYIIGRYGVPWTTKHSPTCETTNCLEGMPGTEQSFDRATGVHNGIPKLLNEVHTDGLSPSYEVYLPNSKFRKSSPGAPCFLLSMLRDKPPSRDELETMESKCGGIPLKFCQVDNGRVSFLSFDKVLLPSLP; from the exons ATGGCGGCCGCGGCGCGAGACCGGCGGCGAAGGGGCCGCGCTGCCTCCGCCGCTGCTGCGGCGGAAGACGACGGGGAGGAGCAGCACCTCAACCCCTTCCTCTCGGACGCGGGGCCGACGGCCTCCAGAGTCCAGTTCAG GAACGTGGCGTCGCGGGCGCGGTGGGTGGAGGAAGCCGGCGCGGCGGAGGTGGTGGACAGCAAGGGGAAGCCCTGGCTGACCACCGGCGTCACGCGGGGCGGCAAGCTCTACTACAATGTCGAGGAGATCGG GTTTTTGGCAGAAAGAGGGGCGTTGATTTTTctcgatgatgagggtgggacaaTTGGAATGGAAGAAATCTATGGAAAGATTGCAGGTGGAAAATATGGGTGCTCCTGGGATGCCTTCCAGGCTTACAAACACTTGAAGTTGCTTGGCTACATTATTGGACGATATGGTGTCCCCTGGACAACGAAGCATAGCCCTACTTGTGAAACCACTAATTGCCTCGAGGGTATGCCTGGCACTGAACAGAGCTTCGATAGAGCCACTGGTGTCCACAATGGCATCCCGAAATTGCTCAATGAAGTGCACACAGATGGGTTATCTCCATCCTATGAAGTGTATCTACCAAATAGCAAATTTAGAAAGTCATCCCCTGGAGCCCCTTGTTTCCTCCTGTCTATGTTAAG AGACAAGCCACCCTCAAGGGATGAACTGGAAACCATGGAAAGCAAGTGTGGCGGCATTCCTCTTAAATTTTGTCAAGTTGATAATGGACGTGTCAGCTTTCTCTCCTTCGACAAAGTTCTACTTCCTAGTTTGCCCTGA
- the LOC123399711 gene encoding putative ripening-related protein 6: MAIAKLVLVATLVIMLQASTRAVARHHHHAKPDPCDDAEDDGPDPGMRHKHRKPHCPSTPGGHGHGHGGGGTPGIMTVNGFEEGQEGGGPAACDGKYHSDKDMIAALSTRWYDGGRRCHKTIRITSKRNGRTVEARVVDECDSGHGCKDDVVDTSAAVWQALGLDTDVGIVPVTWSDA; encoded by the coding sequence ATGGCGATCGCCAAGCTGGTGCTCGTGGCCACGCTCGTGATCATGCTGCAGGCGTCGACGCGCGCGGTGGCccggcaccaccaccacgccaagcCGGACCCGTGCGACGACGCCGAGGATGACGGCCCCGACCCGGGCATGCGGCACAAGCACAGGAAACCCCACTGCCCGTCGACGCCGGGCGGCCACGGccacggccatggcggcggcggcaccCCGGGCATTATGACGGTGAACGGCTTCGAGGAGGGCCAGGAGGGCGGCGGGCCGGCGGCGTGCGACGGCAAGTACCACAGCGACAAGGACATGATCGCGGCGCTGTCGACGCGGTGGTACGACGGCGGGCGGCGGTGCCACAAGACGATCCGCATCACCAGCAAGCGCAACGGGCGCACCGTGGAGGCCCGGGTGGTGGACGAGTGCGACTCCGGCCACGGCTGCAAGGACGACGTCGTCGACACCTCCGCCGCCGTGTGGCAGGCGCTCGGGCTCGACACCGACGTCGGCATCGTGCCCGTCACGTGGTCCGACGCCTGA